Proteins found in one Quercus robur chromosome 2, dhQueRobu3.1, whole genome shotgun sequence genomic segment:
- the LOC126714578 gene encoding probable WRKY transcription factor 75, translated as MENYQMFFPCSSTGQSTYPFSTNMGSSNAYHNLHGESSKGFIGLGTENHHVPRDEVNKQLSQRTESFARDESDEVKPSKKKGEKKIRKPRYAFQTRSQVDILDDGYRWRKYGQKAVKNNKFPRSYYRCTYQGCNVKKQVQRLTKDEAIVVTTYEGMHTHQIEKPTDNFEHILSQMQIYTPF; from the exons ATGGAAAACTACCAAATGTTCTTCCCTTGTTCATCTACAGGGCAGTCAACCTATCCCTTTTCAACAAACATGGGAAGCTCTAATGCTTATCATAATCTTCACGGTGAGAGCTCCAAAGGGTTCATTGGGTTGGGGACAGAGAATCATCATGTTCCTAGGGATGAAGTTAATAAACAACTTTCTCAAAGGACTGAAAGCTTTGCTAGAGATGAGAGTGATGAGGTGAAACCAAGTAAAAAGAAGGgggagaagaagataaggaagCCTAGATATGCTTTTCAAACTAGGAGTCAGGTTGATATACTCGATGATGGTTATAGGTGGAGGAAATATGGCCAAAAGGCAGTTAAGAACAACAAATTTCCCAG AAGCTATTATCGGTGTACGTATCAAGGTTGCAACGTAAAGAAGCAAGTTCAACGCCTTACCAAAGATGAAGCCATTGTAGTGACTACTTATGAAGGGATGCACACCCATCAAATAGAGAAGCCAACTGACAATTTTGAACATATCTTGAGCCAGATGCAAATTTATACTCCCTTTTGA